A region of Pyxidicoccus parkwaysis DNA encodes the following proteins:
- the sigJ gene encoding RNA polymerase sigma factor SigJ — MSPHDETALFEELRPTLLGLAYRMLGSRADAEDAVQDTFLKWKQADKGDIDNPSAWLTSACTRRCIDLARSAHRSRVDYVGPWLPEPVHTPTEGGAEEALVLASSLTTAFLLMLERLTPKERAAYLLHEVFDVSYPETARTLAIEEAACRKLISRARASIDQAKVRHVTPVERQEQLLAAFKDAVVGGSTEQLAALLSDDIELRADGGGKVPTLLQVLHGKAEVLEYLEQKLRQYWDGYQWTVADLNGGRGLVLRKGGHTVATASFAYDEAGRTTDIYIIRNPDKLTGLDGVAALQEH; from the coding sequence ATGAGCCCCCACGACGAAACAGCCCTCTTCGAAGAACTGCGCCCCACGCTCCTGGGGCTGGCCTACCGGATGCTCGGCTCCCGGGCGGACGCCGAGGACGCGGTCCAGGACACGTTCCTCAAGTGGAAGCAGGCCGACAAGGGCGACATCGACAACCCGTCCGCCTGGCTCACCTCCGCCTGCACGCGCCGGTGCATCGACCTGGCGCGGTCCGCCCACCGCAGCCGCGTGGACTACGTCGGCCCCTGGCTGCCCGAGCCCGTCCATACCCCCACGGAGGGCGGTGCCGAGGAAGCCCTCGTGCTCGCGTCGTCTCTCACGACGGCGTTCCTGCTGATGCTGGAGCGGCTCACGCCGAAGGAGCGGGCCGCGTACCTCCTCCATGAGGTCTTCGACGTCTCCTACCCGGAGACGGCCAGGACGCTCGCCATCGAGGAGGCGGCGTGCCGGAAGCTCATCTCCCGCGCCCGCGCCAGCATCGACCAGGCGAAGGTGCGGCACGTGACGCCGGTGGAGCGGCAGGAGCAGCTCCTCGCGGCCTTCAAGGACGCCGTCGTCGGCGGCAGCACGGAGCAGCTCGCCGCCCTGCTCTCGGACGACATCGAGCTGCGGGCCGACGGTGGGGGCAAGGTGCCCACCCTCCTCCAGGTGCTGCACGGCAAGGCCGAGGTGCTGGAGTACCTGGAGCAGAAGCTCCGCCAGTACTGGGATGGCTACCAGTGGACCGTGGCCGACCTCAACGGTGGCCGGGGCCTCGTCCTCCGCAAGGGGGGGCACACGGTGGCCACCGCCTCGTTTGCCTATGACGAGGCCGGCCGAACGACAGACATCTACATCATCCGCAACCCCGACAAGCTCACCGGCCTGGACGGAGTGGCGGCCCTTCAAGAGCACTGA
- a CDS encoding RidA family protein, which yields MTTTNLRFINPPTLARPPGYTNVVEMTGPGRTVWVAGMIGTRNDGTLAGDFRAQAVQLFENLKAALDAVGAGFEHVVKLQNTFLDLAQLPVFHEVRDRYVNTAAPPASTALQVSGLPRGALLGLDAVVVLPPA from the coding sequence ATGACGACGACGAATCTGCGCTTCATCAATCCCCCCACCCTGGCCCGTCCGCCGGGCTACACGAACGTCGTGGAGATGACCGGCCCGGGCCGGACGGTCTGGGTTGCCGGCATGATTGGCACCCGGAACGACGGGACGCTCGCCGGGGACTTCCGCGCCCAGGCCGTCCAGCTCTTCGAGAACCTCAAGGCGGCGCTGGACGCGGTGGGCGCGGGGTTCGAGCACGTGGTGAAGCTCCAGAACACCTTCCTGGACCTCGCACAGCTCCCCGTGTTCCACGAGGTGAGGGACCGCTACGTGAATACGGCCGCGCCCCCCGCGAGCACGGCCCTCCAGGTGTCGGGGCTTCCGCGCGGCGCCCTGCTCGGGCTGGACGCCGTCGTCGTGCTGCCCCCGGCCTGA
- a CDS encoding RICIN domain-containing protein — MSVIDDFKRAMWRQGALAVVAGTVLVSAPALAATTTIVAQHSNKCLDVRGGPTATNDGALIEQWSCTGQTNQAWTLTDKGGGQYQLAASSSGKCVEVINGATANGAGIQQATCSGQTKQLWKLNSKGSGRYEIVAVNGGRCLDVTGGPTATGDGVLTELWDCTGEANQSWALTPPSAPPPATTAKPLVAKHSGKCLDVRGGVGAVANGDRIDQWSCTGLANQDWTPKDMGSGQYELIAKHSGKCIETINGGTANLTGLQQWDCNGQPQQLWRMQGTGPTGEYRFVHVPSGRCLDVTGGPTATADGVLTELWDCTGEANQTWTIGTPTTPPPGNTSGPYGQDASQYVLAFSDEFDNSSLDTSKWTDHLWYQPADSTPNYVISNGSLKIFPVAGTSYIRDYRHITTDGKYYQTYGYFEMEAKLPYGRGPWPAFWLYNHDQADPYRPEIDIMEAYSGGGPNSGWSDANLRPTAYGATIWTGWPGEQGGYKMVQAGTDLSAGFHKYGLKWEANRQSFYLDGNLVYTTTVSMPERMYILLSFQFGSASGAGDSTTPTGQGNAFDVRYVRAWKFK; from the coding sequence GTGTCTGTGATTGATGACTTCAAGAGAGCAATGTGGCGCCAGGGCGCCCTGGCCGTGGTGGCCGGGACGGTCCTCGTGTCCGCACCGGCGCTCGCGGCCACCACCACCATCGTCGCGCAGCACTCGAACAAGTGTCTGGATGTCCGGGGCGGCCCCACCGCCACCAACGACGGCGCGCTCATCGAGCAGTGGAGCTGCACCGGCCAGACGAACCAGGCCTGGACGCTGACGGACAAGGGCGGAGGCCAATACCAGCTCGCGGCCAGCAGCAGCGGCAAGTGCGTGGAGGTCATCAACGGCGCCACCGCCAACGGCGCCGGCATTCAGCAGGCGACGTGCTCCGGCCAGACGAAGCAGCTCTGGAAGCTCAACAGCAAGGGCAGTGGCCGGTACGAAATCGTCGCCGTCAACGGCGGCCGCTGCCTGGACGTGACGGGCGGCCCCACGGCCACCGGTGACGGCGTCCTGACGGAGCTGTGGGACTGCACCGGCGAGGCCAACCAGTCCTGGGCGCTGACGCCTCCTTCGGCGCCGCCGCCCGCGACGACAGCGAAGCCGCTCGTCGCGAAGCACAGCGGCAAGTGCCTGGACGTGCGCGGCGGAGTGGGCGCCGTCGCCAACGGCGACCGCATCGACCAGTGGAGCTGCACGGGCCTGGCGAACCAGGACTGGACGCCGAAGGACATGGGCAGCGGCCAGTACGAGCTCATCGCGAAGCACAGCGGCAAGTGCATCGAAACCATCAACGGCGGCACCGCCAACCTGACGGGCCTCCAGCAATGGGATTGCAACGGCCAGCCCCAGCAGCTCTGGCGCATGCAGGGCACCGGCCCCACGGGCGAGTACCGTTTCGTCCACGTCCCCAGCGGCCGCTGCCTGGACGTGACGGGCGGCCCCACCGCGACGGCGGACGGCGTGCTGACGGAGCTCTGGGATTGCACCGGTGAAGCCAACCAGACGTGGACGATTGGCACGCCCACCACGCCGCCTCCTGGAAACACCTCGGGCCCCTACGGCCAGGACGCGAGCCAGTACGTGCTGGCCTTCTCCGACGAGTTCGACAACTCCAGTCTCGACACCAGCAAGTGGACGGACCACCTCTGGTACCAGCCCGCGGACTCCACGCCCAACTACGTCATCAGCAATGGCAGTCTCAAAATCTTCCCCGTGGCCGGCACGAGCTACATTCGCGACTACCGTCACATCACCACGGATGGGAAGTACTACCAGACGTATGGCTATTTCGAGATGGAGGCGAAGCTCCCATACGGCCGCGGCCCCTGGCCGGCGTTCTGGCTCTACAACCATGACCAGGCAGACCCGTACCGCCCCGAAATCGACATCATGGAGGCGTACTCCGGCGGCGGTCCGAACAGCGGCTGGTCCGACGCCAACCTGCGTCCCACCGCGTACGGCGCCACCATCTGGACGGGCTGGCCGGGAGAGCAGGGCGGCTACAAGATGGTCCAGGCGGGCACGGACCTCTCGGCTGGCTTCCACAAGTATGGTTTGAAGTGGGAGGCCAACCGGCAGTCGTTCTACCTGGACGGCAACCTCGTCTACACGACGACGGTGAGCATGCCCGAGCGCATGTACATCCTGCTGAGCTTCCAGTTCGGCAGCGCCAGCGGCGCGGGGGACTCCACGACGCCCACGGGCCAGGGCAACGCCTTCGACGTCCGCTACGTGCGCGCCTGGAAGTTCAAGTAG
- a CDS encoding serine/threonine-protein kinase, with product MDCPDRETWQAWRLGMLPPETQRALASHREGCARCQALGQAPGTSTADDVSASAGSMSRPASRPLMRGTSVGRYVVLAPVGSGGMGVVYAAYDPKLDRKVALKLVRTDGDMPGAARQQRLLQEAQALARLSHPNVVSVHDAGSYLSDQVFLAMEFVDGGTLRDWLKDGPRSWRDTVQVFLQAGRGLAAAHAAGLVHRDFKPDNVLLGRDGRARVTDFGLALLHTEMERAGAEGIPVVGTRGYQAPEVLAGRPADARADQFSFCVALYEALHGRRPFDGGFDGVPALPRDLRVPARVRRVLRRGLSLEPGERYSSLDGLLQELTRSTGATHARRLGLTGVALAVLIIVGLFPYRRWRESRACAEAASLAGLWDDARREAASHAFTALERPFAADAWKRAEPLLEAYANAWAAQTRDNCEATHVRATQPEEEYRQRGTCLERRRDELRALGDLLAQTDDEVAGKVVQAVQSLSPVTQCGPGATPPSSTAEETRDTKMLWAQVARARVLRAAGRYAQGMALAKDAAERATPGSSLQAEALLWLGVLQDLAGDSRAAEKSLDDALLAAERSRQRELEAWAWIHQVNTVGVNQGRIEDGRRSARHADAVLDSLGRPPRLEIALSMAQGQLAWREGKPVEALQHLERTLALQEKELGPDDVDQARTLAMIAVVQLGQTRLAEARATSQRALELREKVLGPEHPEVAASLHVLGAIVRQMDELPTAFELTQRALTLRERALGPEHPEVAASANNLAIILTELGRLEESRPLLLRTLSIRERVQGPEHPETGTALNGLGVLAFLQHDNQEALRYFQRSLAIKEKSLGKEHLSVAFAVCNIAIVLHRLGREQEALAWHQRALEVRLKAFGERHDDVAYSLAERGEVYRALGRLSEAWDDYARALRIYRELGREKVSTVAAPLRGMAEVHLTRGHGAEAVALFEEALKLLESIPATAQDIAEARFALARGRYATGRHAEALAEAHRARTELETAGESARHSLEEVRAWLSRHERRPTATTRPERQTRR from the coding sequence ATGGACTGCCCTGACCGGGAGACATGGCAGGCCTGGCGCCTCGGCATGCTGCCGCCGGAGACGCAGCGCGCACTCGCTTCGCACCGCGAGGGCTGTGCACGGTGCCAGGCTCTCGGTCAGGCACCGGGAACTTCGACGGCGGACGATGTCTCGGCTTCCGCCGGCAGCATGTCCCGGCCTGCCTCGCGCCCGCTGATGCGGGGGACGAGCGTGGGTCGCTACGTGGTGCTGGCGCCGGTGGGCTCGGGCGGCATGGGCGTGGTGTATGCGGCGTATGACCCGAAGCTGGACCGCAAGGTGGCCCTCAAGCTGGTGCGCACGGATGGGGACATGCCGGGCGCGGCGAGGCAGCAACGGCTGCTCCAGGAGGCCCAGGCGCTCGCGCGGCTCTCCCATCCGAACGTCGTCTCCGTGCACGACGCGGGCAGCTACCTGAGCGACCAGGTCTTCCTCGCCATGGAGTTCGTCGACGGCGGCACGCTGCGCGACTGGTTGAAGGATGGCCCTCGTTCCTGGCGCGACACGGTGCAGGTCTTCCTCCAGGCGGGACGCGGGCTGGCGGCCGCGCACGCGGCGGGCCTGGTGCACCGCGACTTCAAGCCCGACAACGTCTTGCTCGGCAGGGACGGGCGCGCGCGGGTGACGGACTTCGGGCTCGCGCTCTTGCACACCGAGATGGAGCGCGCGGGCGCCGAGGGCATTCCCGTGGTGGGCACGCGCGGCTATCAGGCACCGGAGGTGCTCGCCGGCCGTCCCGCGGATGCGCGCGCCGACCAGTTCTCCTTCTGCGTCGCGCTGTACGAAGCGCTCCACGGACGCAGGCCCTTCGACGGTGGCTTCGATGGAGTGCCCGCGCTTCCACGAGACCTCCGCGTCCCCGCGCGGGTGCGCCGCGTGCTGCGGCGGGGGTTGTCCCTGGAGCCAGGGGAGCGCTACTCGTCGCTGGACGGCCTGCTCCAGGAATTGACGCGGAGCACGGGCGCCACGCACGCGCGCAGGCTCGGCCTTACGGGCGTGGCCCTGGCCGTGCTCATCATCGTGGGCCTCTTCCCCTACAGGCGCTGGCGCGAGAGCCGTGCCTGCGCGGAGGCCGCGAGCCTCGCGGGCCTCTGGGACGATGCGCGGAGGGAAGCGGCGTCACATGCCTTCACCGCCCTCGAGCGGCCCTTCGCGGCGGACGCATGGAAGCGCGCCGAGCCCCTGTTGGAGGCGTATGCCAATGCCTGGGCCGCGCAGACGCGCGACAACTGCGAGGCCACGCACGTACGCGCCACACAGCCGGAAGAGGAGTACCGCCAGCGCGGCACCTGCCTGGAGCGGCGGCGCGATGAATTGCGCGCGCTGGGAGACCTGCTCGCGCAGACGGACGACGAGGTGGCGGGCAAGGTGGTGCAGGCCGTGCAGTCGCTGAGCCCCGTCACGCAGTGCGGCCCGGGCGCAACGCCTCCGAGCAGCACGGCGGAAGAAACCAGGGACACCAAGATGCTGTGGGCCCAGGTGGCGCGGGCCCGTGTGCTGCGCGCCGCGGGCCGGTACGCGCAGGGCATGGCGCTGGCGAAGGACGCCGCCGAGCGGGCCACTCCCGGCTCCTCGCTCCAGGCGGAGGCCCTGCTGTGGCTCGGCGTGCTGCAGGATTTGGCAGGGGACTCCCGGGCCGCGGAGAAGAGTCTCGACGACGCGCTGCTCGCGGCCGAGCGCTCGCGGCAGCGGGAGCTGGAGGCGTGGGCCTGGATTCATCAGGTCAACACGGTGGGCGTCAACCAGGGGCGCATCGAGGACGGCCGGCGTTCCGCGCGCCATGCCGACGCGGTGCTCGACTCGCTCGGACGGCCGCCCCGGCTGGAGATTGCATTGTCCATGGCCCAGGGACAGCTCGCCTGGCGCGAGGGGAAGCCGGTGGAGGCGCTCCAACACCTGGAGCGGACACTGGCCCTCCAGGAGAAGGAGCTCGGGCCGGACGACGTGGACCAGGCGCGCACGCTGGCGATGATTGCCGTCGTCCAGCTCGGGCAGACGCGCCTCGCCGAGGCGCGGGCGACATCCCAACGTGCACTGGAGCTGCGGGAGAAGGTGCTCGGTCCGGAGCACCCGGAGGTGGCCGCATCGCTGCATGTGCTGGGCGCCATCGTCCGGCAGATGGACGAGCTGCCCACGGCGTTCGAGCTGACCCAGCGGGCGCTCACCTTGCGCGAGCGGGCCCTGGGGCCGGAGCACCCCGAGGTGGCGGCCTCCGCCAACAATCTCGCCATCATCCTGACGGAGCTGGGCCGTCTGGAGGAATCGCGTCCCTTGCTGCTGCGCACCCTGTCCATCCGGGAGCGCGTCCAGGGTCCGGAGCACCCGGAGACGGGCACCGCGCTGAATGGCCTGGGCGTGCTCGCCTTCCTCCAACACGACAACCAGGAGGCGCTGCGCTACTTCCAGCGCTCGCTGGCCATCAAGGAGAAGTCGCTGGGGAAGGAGCACCTGAGCGTCGCCTTCGCCGTCTGCAACATCGCCATCGTGTTGCACCGGCTGGGACGAGAGCAGGAGGCCCTGGCCTGGCACCAGCGCGCCCTGGAGGTGCGCCTCAAGGCCTTCGGCGAGCGGCACGACGACGTGGCGTACTCGCTGGCGGAGCGGGGCGAGGTGTACCGCGCGCTGGGCCGGCTCTCCGAGGCATGGGACGACTACGCGCGCGCCCTGCGCATCTACCGCGAGCTGGGACGCGAGAAGGTCTCCACCGTGGCCGCACCCCTGCGAGGCATGGCGGAGGTGCACCTGACGCGCGGGCATGGCGCCGAGGCGGTGGCTCTCTTCGAGGAGGCCCTGAAGCTGCTGGAGTCGATTCCCGCCACGGCCCAGGACATCGCCGAGGCCCGCTTCGCGCTGGCGCGCGGGCGGTACGCCACGGGCCGCCACGCCGAGGCACTCGCCGAGGCCCACCGGGCTCGCACGGAATTGGAGACCGCGGGAGAGTCCGCGAGGCACTCGCTCGAAGAGGTGCGCGCGTGGCTGTCTCGTCACGAGCGCCGCCCGACAGCCACCACCCGCCCCGAGCGCCAGACGCGCCGCTGA
- a CDS encoding sigma 54-interacting transcriptional regulator produces MRKDLETQEDSHLEQAAPEPPRPGLVFVFSGGAPLFRPVPLVDGRLALGREVAGDLPLPDERLSRQHAEVRREGLHWRVEDLGSRNGTFVDGEQVVGRRAFTSPRVLRLGNTLALFRDDVRRLAGADVVSGPDVVLGPTFHAVLEQVAPAAVAGDTLLITGESGTGKEWAAHTFHRSGPNARGRFVAINCAAVPASVAERLLFGSRRGAYSGAETDAEGYVQAADKGVLFLDEVAELSLEVQAKLLRVLETREVLALGASRAQPVDVRVCSATHKDLRAAVAAGQFRADLYHRLSQARVRLPPLRERLEEVPWLLAHALRDGSAPALHATFVEACLARPWPGNVRELLGEARRAAREAIASGNRSLRAEHLDAEAGQSLEGPSESAAPAPGTTPPDRATLEATLAAHGGNVSAAARALGLHRTQVYRLMQRWGLSSP; encoded by the coding sequence ATGCGGAAGGACCTGGAGACGCAGGAGGACAGCCACCTGGAGCAGGCCGCGCCGGAGCCACCCCGGCCCGGCCTCGTCTTCGTGTTCTCGGGCGGCGCGCCGCTGTTCCGTCCCGTGCCCCTCGTGGACGGGCGGCTCGCACTGGGACGTGAAGTTGCGGGCGACCTGCCCCTGCCGGACGAGCGCCTCTCGCGCCAGCACGCGGAGGTGCGCCGCGAGGGCCTGCACTGGCGCGTCGAGGACCTGGGCAGTCGCAATGGCACCTTCGTGGACGGCGAGCAGGTTGTCGGCCGCCGCGCGTTCACCTCGCCTCGCGTGCTTCGCCTGGGCAACACGCTGGCCCTCTTCCGCGACGACGTGCGGCGACTGGCGGGCGCGGACGTCGTCTCCGGTCCGGACGTCGTGCTGGGCCCCACGTTCCACGCGGTGCTGGAGCAGGTCGCCCCGGCCGCAGTGGCCGGTGACACGCTGCTCATCACCGGAGAGAGCGGCACGGGCAAGGAATGGGCCGCGCACACCTTCCACCGCTCCGGCCCCAACGCGCGAGGGCGCTTCGTGGCCATCAACTGCGCCGCGGTGCCCGCGAGCGTGGCCGAGCGGCTCCTCTTCGGCTCGCGGCGCGGCGCCTACTCGGGCGCGGAGACGGACGCGGAGGGCTACGTGCAGGCCGCGGACAAGGGCGTCCTCTTCCTCGACGAGGTGGCGGAATTGTCCCTGGAGGTGCAGGCCAAGCTGCTGCGCGTGCTGGAGACGCGCGAGGTGCTGGCGCTCGGCGCGTCGCGGGCCCAGCCGGTGGACGTGCGCGTGTGCTCTGCCACGCACAAGGACTTGCGCGCCGCGGTGGCCGCGGGCCAGTTCCGCGCGGACCTCTACCACCGACTGTCGCAGGCCCGGGTGCGGCTGCCGCCCTTGAGAGAGAGATTGGAGGAGGTGCCGTGGCTGCTCGCGCACGCGCTGCGGGACGGCTCCGCGCCCGCCCTGCACGCCACCTTCGTGGAGGCCTGCCTGGCCCGCCCCTGGCCCGGCAACGTGCGCGAGTTGCTGGGTGAGGCGCGGCGCGCGGCGAGAGAGGCCATTGCCTCAGGCAACCGCTCCCTGCGCGCGGAGCACCTGGACGCGGAGGCAGGTCAATCGCTGGAGGGCCCATCCGAGTCCGCCGCGCCCGCTCCGGGGACGACGCCTCCGGACCGCGCCACGCTGGAGGCCACGCTGGCCGCGCACGGAGGAAACGTCAGCGCTGCGGCGCGGGCGCTCGGGCTGCACCGCACGCAGGTGTATCGGCTGATGCAGCGGTGGGGACTGAGCTCCCCCTAG
- a CDS encoding serine/threonine protein kinase produces MHIGRYQLARKLAAGGMAEVFLAKAEGPGGFEKTLVLKRILPHLAEDPSFVEMFLDEAKLAARLEHPNIVQVFDFGQVDGAWFLAMEYIDGPTVRRFVRRGVEQPLPPALCAKLVALAAEGLAYAHDSRDPATGESLGLIHRDVSPANILVSLQGAVKVVDFGIAKAAGQGHRTQAGVLKGKLAYMPPEQLQLKPLDRRVDIYALGMVLYELLTGRRPFQASSQAAVVQAVLSEPFTPASQWRPDLPPALLKVLDRALAKDRDKRYPDCRAMQAELERFVLSTGEPVGAYQIGQLARQVATDIPSGPMPGTPSPRTPPPSTGRAAAGPDAPSPNDLVTRTWGTVTRKMTPSRVLVLALVGGGLFMVKPGSPLPAQRAVSVAPASDTPHARTEVEQRGPAPEVPPPSVPTEVAAGAETTEASGAPAPEPRVQDDATGSASGPQDSTEESPARQSARPPSTSTPRGAGKGTLKLRIWPYADVFVDGKSYGQTPIAPLELSAGRHTVKAVNAALGREVTDTVEIEAGTATVYKLNFEDP; encoded by the coding sequence ATGCACATCGGGAGGTACCAGCTCGCCCGCAAGCTCGCCGCCGGCGGGATGGCGGAGGTCTTCCTCGCGAAGGCGGAGGGGCCCGGGGGCTTCGAGAAGACGCTCGTGCTCAAGCGCATCCTCCCGCACCTCGCGGAGGACCCGTCCTTCGTGGAGATGTTCCTGGACGAGGCGAAGCTGGCTGCGCGGCTCGAACATCCGAACATCGTCCAGGTCTTCGACTTCGGGCAGGTGGACGGCGCCTGGTTCCTGGCCATGGAGTACATCGACGGGCCCACCGTGCGCCGCTTCGTGAGGCGCGGCGTGGAGCAGCCGCTGCCGCCGGCCCTCTGCGCGAAGCTGGTGGCCCTGGCCGCGGAGGGCCTCGCCTACGCGCATGACTCTCGCGACCCGGCCACGGGCGAGTCGCTGGGGCTGATTCACCGCGACGTGAGCCCGGCCAACATCCTGGTGTCGTTACAGGGCGCGGTGAAGGTGGTGGACTTCGGCATCGCCAAAGCGGCGGGGCAGGGGCATCGCACCCAGGCTGGCGTGCTGAAGGGCAAGCTGGCGTACATGCCGCCCGAGCAGCTCCAGTTGAAGCCCCTGGACCGGCGGGTGGACATCTACGCGCTGGGGATGGTGCTGTACGAGCTGCTCACGGGAAGGCGGCCATTCCAGGCATCGTCCCAGGCGGCCGTGGTACAGGCCGTCCTGTCCGAACCGTTCACTCCGGCGTCGCAGTGGCGGCCTGACTTGCCGCCGGCCCTGCTGAAGGTGCTGGACCGGGCGCTCGCGAAGGACCGCGACAAGCGCTACCCGGACTGCCGCGCGATGCAGGCGGAGCTGGAGCGGTTCGTGCTGTCCACGGGCGAACCAGTGGGCGCGTATCAGATTGGTCAGCTCGCGCGGCAGGTCGCCACGGACATTCCCAGCGGGCCGATGCCCGGTACGCCCTCGCCGCGCACGCCGCCCCCCTCCACGGGACGTGCCGCCGCTGGACCGGATGCTCCGTCGCCCAACGACCTCGTGACGCGGACGTGGGGCACCGTGACGCGGAAGATGACGCCCTCCCGGGTGCTCGTGCTGGCGTTGGTGGGAGGCGGCTTGTTCATGGTGAAGCCGGGGAGTCCGCTGCCCGCTCAAAGAGCGGTGTCGGTGGCGCCGGCTTCCGACACGCCTCATGCCAGGACAGAGGTCGAGCAGCGCGGTCCGGCCCCGGAGGTACCTCCCCCGAGCGTGCCCACCGAGGTGGCTGCCGGTGCGGAGACGACAGAAGCCAGCGGAGCTCCGGCTCCCGAGCCGCGCGTACAGGACGACGCGACGGGCAGTGCCTCCGGGCCCCAGGACTCCACGGAGGAGTCTCCGGCACGCCAGAGCGCGCGGCCCCCGTCCACCTCCACGCCTCGTGGCGCGGGCAAGGGCACCCTGAAGCTGCGCATCTGGCCCTATGCCGATGTGTTCGTGGACGGGAAGTCATATGGCCAGACGCCCATTGCCCCCCTCGAGCTTTCCGCGGGCCGGCACACGGTGAAGGCCGTCAATGCCGCCCTGGGCAGGGAGGTGACGGACACCGTGGAGATCGAGGCGGGAACGGCCACGGTCTACAAGCTCAATTTCGAGGACCCGTAG
- a CDS encoding PQQ-binding-like beta-propeller repeat protein, giving the protein MKRLLAALALAVGVVWACTVPELPEVLACEVQADCIEGFVCVDKKCERAEGAPDGGSSDAGDSGIQDAGHQEPTVLAVELLPGGDVVDGGTAFVYADPREPGARHRDEAVVVRVRSDLLNLEAGTLSVSMRGQGVGSDASPVGVEDCGAASFCKDVRLQLWDAPLDAFRGTFTVNASIRDATSGITHTAKTSFKVTRWKWAFTGEAGPIQTSPAIGPGGTVFFGTGTPTGSVFALNPGGTVRWSKRVGEVTTGPVVGTAGGGRVYVGVDATSVTSGDGRILYALSSSSGAQVGAGCSLVANEFRTPLALTTTQRSDEPAKLETVVTLREEYPSAEATLVAFRPDAEASRRCDPLPLETYSIPDAGSMIAVGSDVYFASDPGLYGLRYSSSGWIPKPGFTVIDAPWGETTGLALAKNTPHLVMAGARDDTSLGGALGSFHAADGGAGPNYAWGSGVPPIRNLVLGFVNGAETAFFGHDWASGELKAVSTEDMTLKVTAQNAGRLPNAPVLGASGKLYTATSGAGRVTEWNVSGLTPVWAEDSIAAVADWPASGSPALDCARYPDGGTRTEQLGTLYVPGGNGVLHAIIVDSRGLDTSAAWPHFQHDARNTGNPATSLACP; this is encoded by the coding sequence ATGAAGCGCTTGTTGGCCGCGTTGGCCCTGGCCGTGGGCGTGGTGTGGGCCTGCACCGTTCCGGAGCTGCCCGAGGTGCTCGCTTGCGAGGTGCAGGCCGACTGCATCGAGGGATTCGTGTGCGTCGACAAGAAATGCGAGAGGGCGGAGGGTGCTCCGGACGGCGGCTCCTCGGACGCCGGTGATAGCGGCATCCAGGACGCTGGCCACCAGGAGCCGACAGTGCTGGCCGTGGAGTTGCTGCCGGGCGGCGATGTGGTGGATGGCGGTACGGCCTTCGTCTATGCGGACCCGAGGGAGCCGGGCGCCCGGCATCGGGATGAAGCGGTCGTGGTGCGCGTCCGCTCGGACCTGTTGAACCTGGAAGCGGGCACATTGAGTGTCTCGATGCGGGGGCAGGGCGTCGGGTCGGATGCCAGTCCCGTCGGAGTCGAGGACTGCGGTGCGGCGTCATTCTGCAAGGACGTGAGGCTCCAGCTATGGGATGCGCCGCTGGACGCCTTCCGAGGCACGTTCACCGTCAACGCATCCATCCGTGATGCGACATCGGGCATCACCCACACCGCGAAGACCTCCTTCAAGGTGACGCGCTGGAAGTGGGCCTTCACCGGAGAGGCGGGCCCGATTCAGACCAGTCCGGCGATTGGCCCCGGTGGCACCGTCTTCTTCGGCACGGGAACCCCCACGGGCAGCGTGTTCGCACTGAATCCAGGAGGCACCGTGCGTTGGTCGAAGCGGGTGGGGGAGGTGACGACGGGACCTGTCGTGGGGACAGCGGGAGGGGGCCGGGTCTACGTGGGCGTGGACGCGACTTCAGTCACGTCCGGGGACGGTCGGATTCTGTATGCCCTCTCGAGCAGCTCGGGGGCCCAGGTCGGCGCCGGATGCTCCCTGGTGGCCAATGAGTTCAGGACACCTCTGGCGCTCACCACCACCCAACGGTCGGATGAGCCCGCGAAGCTCGAGACGGTGGTGACGCTGCGAGAGGAATATCCGTCCGCCGAAGCGACGCTGGTCGCCTTCCGGCCCGATGCCGAGGCTTCGCGCCGGTGTGACCCCTTGCCCCTGGAGACGTACAGCATCCCGGATGCCGGAAGCATGATTGCCGTTGGGAGCGATGTGTACTTCGCCTCCGACCCGGGGCTCTACGGCCTTCGCTACTCCTCGTCCGGATGGATTCCGAAGCCCGGCTTCACCGTCATCGATGCGCCCTGGGGAGAGACCACGGGGCTCGCGCTGGCGAAGAACACCCCGCACCTGGTGATGGCGGGCGCCAGGGACGACACCTCGCTCGGTGGCGCTCTCGGGAGTTTCCATGCAGCGGATGGGGGAGCCGGCCCGAACTACGCATGGGGCTCTGGAGTCCCGCCCATCCGGAATCTCGTCCTGGGGTTCGTGAACGGAGCCGAGACCGCGTTCTTCGGCCACGACTGGGCCTCGGGCGAGCTGAAGGCGGTCTCCACCGAGGACATGACCCTGAAGGTCACCGCGCAGAACGCGGGCCGCCTGCCGAACGCACCGGTGCTCGGGGCCTCCGGGAAGCTCTACACCGCCACCAGCGGCGCGGGGAGGGTGACCGAGTGGAACGTCTCCGGCCTGACGCCCGTGTGGGCGGAGGACTCCATCGCGGCCGTCGCGGACTGGCCTGCGTCCGGCTCGCCCGCGCTCGATTGTGCGCGGTATCCGGATGGCGGGACGCGCACCGAGCAGCTCGGTACGCTGTATGTGCCCGGTGGCAACGGCGTCCTCCACGCCATCATCGTGGACTCCCGGGGCCTGGATACGAGTGCCGCATGGCCCCACTTCCAGCACGACGCGCGCAACACCGGCAATCCCGCCACCTCCCTGGCATGCCCATGA